The genome window AGAAACATAGGAGTAATAtgtttttgtttttaatttctttgactttttttaaaaaattattttaatcatttttaatGTTATATTCACGCTCGTACGCGTGAAATGTACGTATCTTGTACAACTCAGCCATTAAGTTGCCACATATGTTCAGTCAATGGTCATAGGAGTTTAAAATATTGACTTTGAATAATTATAAGTGTATTGATGAAACTTCGTTAAATATAGGTACCGGGATAACAAATACTAAAAAGTACAAATATTTATTAGGCTATActtcattttcttttcaaatttaaaaatggaTCATATGttatgaatcgaacttataagaAAACAAGATCACATAAAGGGTGTGTTTGATATAACGGAAaatgttttatgtgaaaaatatttttcaagaaaacgttttcttggaaaacaagtaGTAAGCTTACTCATTTTTCGATATTTGatacgcaaattaaggaaaataatttctcaagagtattcataaataatttagatacaataaacatgaagctATAAACTTTCGAACTAACAAACTTCCGAAcacacaaatttcataaacttctgaactgctaaactttcgaacccgtaaactctataatttctaaacccgcGAACTTTCAAATATATAAATCTCCGAACTCGTAAAATTTCTAACCTGTAAACTGAAACATAAAAAAAAACAGaactgaaaatataaaaaaaaaaaaattgtgggggggggggggaggggaggggaggggatTAGGCTTAATGGATGGTgcaaaaaaacgaaaaaacagaaaattgtaaatataaaaaaaagtaaaaaataatttttttttttgcggGGCGGGGGTGGTGGTGGGTGgcgcagaaaaacgaaaaaaaatataaaattgaagttGGAGGGGGTTGGGGTTAGATGTGAGGGTAGGTGGAGTTTTTGAGAAATGTTTTTCTAACTTTTTCTATAGAAGTCATTTTCCTCCAAATTCAGAAAAAATATGATAtctaggaaaacattttccaaactATTTTGTGCAATCAAACAGTGAAAAATGAAAAGatattttccggaaaatattttccgtcataccaaacacaccaaaATGAAACaatgaatttttaaaaaatatttatactattAGAAGTTCTCTCTTCCATCTCAATATCTAGTTTAATACTTTGACCAGCAATTTTCTGCTAATGATCCTCACaaaatagaaaatttatttttttcatataTACTGTAGAATTGAAAACAGCTTTTCTTAATTTTAAGTAAAGCTAATTAAAAGAAAAACAGAAAAAGGGAAGAAGAAAAGAAGGAATGAGAAACAAACATAGAAAGAAAGGCAAAGTAGATAGCGGAGACAAAGGGAAAGTTTTTTGATTAATGTAATACGTATTTTGCGACTTAACCGTTCTCCTCATTAATAGCTAGAACTAATGCTACAAGGTACTCGTAATGATCATGTTCAAGGTAAGGGTGGGCGTTCTGAAAATTTCGATTTGGATTTTCGAATATGAAGAAATGACGATCCAAATTTAATCCAAATGATCTCGGATTATACttcttccgtttcaatttatgtgaacctatttcttttttagtccgtACCAAAAAGAAtaacctctttccttatttggaaataatttatctttatgcaataatttatagccacacaaaatatatatgcctcattctacaccacaaattcaaaagtcttatctcttttcttaaactccgtgcccaatcaaatgggttcacataaattgaaacggagggagtattagatTTCTTAAGTTCGGTTTCGGATTAATCGATTTGAATATTTCGAATTTTTAATTTTGAGCCTATATAAGGTGAGTTGTTTCTTCTTCTTACAAAAATGAACATTCAAATGAAATATTCTAGTTAAATTGCCTAAAAAGTTCCCTATTCTCCCCACAATCATGCAAGTAAAGTATTCAACTAATGAAATCATTATTAAGAAAATGAAACAGAGACATGTTTACCCGCAAATatgtacaattgaatttgtaacgtgATTTATATACACGTGGATTAAATTGAtctgataaaataaaataacacatTACAAAGAGAATAAAATAAGCATAATAGAAGAAGAACAAGCTTGGGTTCTAGACTGATCCCCGCCGGAACTAAGAACAATTTGCAAATCTTAATAATAGTAATTAAGGTTTTTTCTAGAATGAGAAGAATATCAGTTTTTTTTCATACAAGTATCTCATGTTCTTCGATGAGTACAAATTTCTTTATTTATAGTTATATTTGAGGAGACAAGATCCTCAAATCATGCTTTCCTTAAAGATAAATAAAAACCCCTATTGATGGTCGCATAATGTTTGAGAATAAATGCTATGATTTTCTGTAACGACTGTTCGTTTAATGCTTTCTTTTCAAATCGGTTCCTAAGTTTTAAATTCTCTTCCTCGATCTTGATGCCTTCGAAATTTATGCAATACTGGATACCTGACTATACCAGGTATCAACCATCTGCGGACTCGTCCCCTACATGCCTTCACAGCCATATGTCTACTCGAGAGGCGTACACTTATAATCTATAAATTTACCCAATACAAGACATTACTAAGCCTGATTATATTAAGGAATAGTAAAATCATATCCAAATATAAGGTATTTTGACATTAATTTAGaaattaatattgaatatatgagataatGCCTAATGGGTAGGGTATTGGACTTATTACTATGGACATATAGATAAAGGACTAATGCCTAATGAGTAGCACTAAATATAAAGcataaaaaaaattagattttcgAATATCCAAAAAGTCCAAAGTATCAAATCCAACATCCAATATGAaattcaaaagttttaaaaattaaattcgaAATCCAATTTATAATCCGAATATCCAAACTAAAAATCTAAAAAGTTTGAATTTTTGCTTTGGATTTCGGATTTGTACAAAATATGTTCACCCCTACTAGAGGGAGCTCTTTATATTTGTTCGGAGGGAAAATCTCCTCTAGTTTCTTGACATCTAGAGGTTGGAGCAGCTGTTCCTATTTCTTTTTCTTTGGGAAATGAAATAACGAAAATACTGAAGTGCACTATCCATTACTATAATATTCTTTCTATTGAAAGAACGTTTGTTTTTCATCTTTGTCAAAGACAAAATCACAGCGCacacagaagaagaagaagagattcGATTGTAACTCTTACTGTAACTATGGCTAGTTCTGGTTGTCAAGGCCTATTCTTTGTAGTTCTCTCCATAATTCTTGCTTTTACAGCAATCACCACAAGCATGCATTCAAGAATATCAACCAACAACTCAAACTCATCTCACCAATTCACCAAACACGCCCTTACAATGAATGCTTCTAAAGCTCTTCGAAATCAAGGTTTCAATATCTTAGCTACTCTCCTTCAAATCTCCCCTGAAATCTTCCTCTCCACTCCTCAATCCACCATTTTTGCCGTTCAAGATTCCGCCATTGCCAAGCTCTCTGTCCCTTCTTGGGCAATGAAACAGCTCCTTCAGTACCACACTTCCCCTTACAATCTCTCTTTTCAAGAACTGTTGAAAAAATCCCAAGGAAGTTGCTTAACAACACTTTTATCTAAAAAATACATTGCTATCACAAAAACTGATTATAAACAGAACTCTGTTGAGATTAACAATGTGTTAGTTTCTCATCCTGATTTGTTTCTTGAAGAAAGTATCTCAATACATGGAGTTACTGGAGCTTTTTCTGAGTTAGATTTTCATGGAATGGACCAACACGGAGACGTTATTCGATCACCTATTTGTGAAGATCAGATATCAAGTGCAAGCACAAATGATTTCAAGAACTTGGTTGATTGGCCAAGAATCATTAAGTTACTCAGCTCCAAAGGATATGTTTCCTTTGCAATTGAGTTGCATTCTGTTCTTGATGGGATTATTCAAGATTCTGCAAATTTAAGCTATGTAACAATCTTTGCTCCACCAAATTTGGGATTTTTATCATCCCCTTCACCTTTGCTAGAAAGAATTGTAAGGCTTCATATATTGCCCCAGAGGTACACTTACACGGAATTAGCTTTCTTGCCTGACAGTTCACCCCTAAAGACATTGGTTCCAGGCCTAAATGTTACTATTTCTAAGAGCAATGTTTCGCGTATCTTGACCATTGATGGCGTGGAGATTACAGCGCCAGATATTTTCGTGTACAAGACGTTCATCATCCATGGAATTTCTCGGGCTTTTGAGTTGAAGGAGCTATCCATTTCATTCAGATAATAAGCTTTCTTACTTTGTGGATTTAAAGCATTATTAATTAGCAGCTTCTATTAAATGTATCTTTTACTTGACCATGTTTTGCTTTATTCATTTAAAATTAGATTCAAGATAGGAGTAGTAGATATGCAAGTTATAGATGAGAAATAGTACTCGGATAACTTCAACAAGTAGTGCTTCTTATGTTTAGTTTTGTAACTCCAAAATTCATGTTATTGGATGTAATAATAGACAAGCAGAGTTGATGAATGCCCTTTTACTGTTAGCTAATTTTATCAAAATTGTACTCAGGTACTATCCATACGAAAGTCTGCAGCCATAGAAAGGGTTTCACATCATTCAAAGTTATAATAAATCAGGTAGCAAGAAGAAACTAAGAAAAAAGGTGCATTTCAATTTTCAAGGGCTGATtgcttccttttttttcttcatatGAATAAAAAGTTAAAATGTAAAACATACTTTTAATATGATTAATATAAATGGTTGTGGATCGTTACTTAATAGGGGAACTCTGGTGTTAACTCTTCCAGTTTGGAATCTACTGTGAGGATTTGGTAGAACAATTGATCACCTGTCTATTATATGAAATCTGTATTCGAATAAAGACTCGACAAACATGCCACTGATACTTATTATTTTGTAAAACAAGCACACAGTTGCAAAGAAGACATCACTATGCTAACAGCATAATGTGGTACCAGTTTTCCaaaccaaaaaagaaagaaagaacagaaGATAGAAAGGAAAACAATGCATGATTGTGTACTGAAACTGAAAATTGGAATCCTATATGTTCAGTGCATGTCATAAAATTCTCCTTCATTGCCTTCATCGTGGCACTAGATCACATCTTGTTCTTTCTTGTCTTCCTCCTCTTCAAAATCCTAAACCTTCAACATTACATAGGAACGATTCCAGCGAATTGTAGTAGCTGACTTCCAAGTATTTGAGGGCAGGCATTGCACTTTGGGGTTTATCCATGCTGCTGTGGTTTCTCCAAGGAAGTGCCTTAGTATAAAATTCTTCGATACGTGTTGGTGGTGAGAAGTTGTCCAGCTTCCTTATGATGTCCTTGTCTTCAAAGTCACATGCATTGATCGATAGCACCCTTAATAGTTGAAGTTGTTTCAGTGCAGCCGATTCCTTGTCCTCTATCACGCTTTCTTCTGTTATGTCTAATTGCAATACCCGAAGTTGAGTTAGTGCTACGACCTCACTCAGGCGACAAGCTTCTGTTGTTGCTGGATTTGGTATCTTGAATCCATACAACTCTTCAAGATTGGAAAGCCTAGAGAGACCTTAAGGTAAGCATGAAAAAGATGGACAATTTCGAACATCTAAAATTGATGTTGGTAGCTTTTTCAGTTCCTTGCATTCTCTAAGAACCAGTATTTGTAGCCCCCATAATTCCTAACCAGATCTGGAACTTCATCCAACTTTACAACATCTCTAAGATTCAAATAAGCTAACCGCTTTAGTGATGTGATCCAGTACCAAAGAAATGTTCTCTATCTTGACATGTGACAAGTCCAAGACCCTAAGAGTCTTGATTTCAGCTAGAGCAATATTCCTACTGAAGCCAATGCAATTTGTTGTAGTGAGAAGAAGAGCTCTTAGCTTTGAGTTTCCAGCCAAGGACTGGATAGTTGCATCTTTAGTCACCCGCAAGTGCCTAGAGTTAACTGTGTCTATGTGTTTACCTCTATTAAAGTTACAGAATGTCTCTTCTTCTGCAACTAGAATTGTCATGTCCCGGACCCTGTCATGCATCTTGCATCAAAGTGTCTTCTTTGAGCAGCTTCAACCAATTAAAAGCTAATTCTCTTGCAGTTTCTGTGCCATTGCCACGGACAAATCCTTCCCCTACTGACCAACGTATCAATTGTTCAGCCTCAATTTTATGATCATCTAGATATATTGAGAAGCACAAAATGCACTGCTTTAGATGAGCATCATAACTTACCTGCAAAGAAGCCATTACAGAGATGTTGCTTTCACTATCCGATACTAATTTCTCTCGAAAATTCTTATCGGCCTAGCTCCACTCCCCTAGTGAATGTGGTTTTGATGGCTAGAGGAAGACCACAACACTTTCCCACTATCTCTTTTCCAACTTCTTCCAATTGAGGATTACACTTTCCTTTAATTGATCCTCATTTCTTGATGTGATATTTTATATTCATCCAAAGACTTTGTCATTTGCTGCCATCTGATTTGCTAATGTTAGAAGATGGATTATGGTTGTCTTGCTATGGATCCCAAATTGCATCAGCCTTAGATCTTAATTGTCCTGTATTCACCACTCAAAATTTTGGTAACAACTATGAATATTTCACCACTCAAAATTTCCTTGTCAAGATTcaggatttttttttaaaaaaaaagttcgTAGAAAAATTATTCCGAATTGACTAAAATGAGAAGGAAAAATGTTCTGGTAAAGATGTTCCTCAATTCTATAATCACGAATCTCAAAGTCATGTGCGATAGCAATACAGAACGTAACAAGGACGAGTGGTGGGAACCTGAGCTAAGCCCTTGGCTAATATAGAACTTTAAAATTGTAATGTAACAATGCTTTTCAAATCCTCCTATCTAGCTATTACATCCTACTGTAATAATTCTGGCTAAGAAGAATTTCCATGTTGTGGCATATATTCACGGATCTCCTGGATTCTTATGTGGCCAACTAATTATTTGACCTGCTGCAAAAAACATTTAGCTCTCCAGATTCATTTACTAGCCTGATTAGCTGAGTTCTGCCAGATTCTGCCAAACTCTTTTTTTTGTCCCCTCCCAAGTGTTGCAAAGTATTGGATTAATGGAAATGTCCAAGTCTAAGAAGGTAATGTGTTCACATATGAGTTTTATAAAATTTGGAAATCTAAAGAAGCTATTCTAAAGCTTCTAGTAAGTCATATGAAATGATACGAGCAACTATAATACAATATGCATTAAGTGTATTCGTTAGCGCAACGATTACAACTAAGACGAAGTACAGAAAGACATGAGTGTATACAAAGATACATACAACAAAAATACAGAGGTATATACATGGGATTTGCCAGAAAATTCCTCCCTTGGAATACAGAAATACATGTgattttgctataaaattcaaatatagccaGGAATgataatctatactatattaaaagtgggAAGCCTTAAACTAGAAATTTGAATTACCTAAATACCCTTCTAAATAACTTAAATACCtacttattaaaaaaaaaaaaaaacacacaaCCACCCCCAACGCTTCATACTCCAAACAGTCACAACCTTTCCATAAACTTTACATTCATTCTTGTGTAAATATGACAAAGCCACATTAAGTCACGATGGTTGATAAAATTTCTAGAACTCACCAAACATATATGAAGGATTAGTTCCGTACCATAACGTTAAATTTGCATAttcttaattaaaataaaaaaggcTATTTATGCAATTTTGcctgaaaagaaaacaaaaggaaCATTGTATATGAGGAGAACAACATGTTATTCATGATCATCCACCTCTATCATCCTTATTCTCTAGACTGGTAAGCAAACTTGCAAAGAGCATTATGGTGCTAACAATACACATAGTATAAATTCTATTTGAGCAAAGGCAATAATCTTTTGTTTTGGAGTAGATTTCAGAGTTTCACTCATCGCGGAAAAGAAAATGTGACTACTTTTTCTGAAAATTGAAGATAATAAGATTATGTTTTGCGAAGAATTAACAGAAAATATATCGCGCAATGCGCATAAAAATGATGAAGGCCCTTGTTAAAAAGCATGAAAAGCCACCACGTTTAGTCACAACGGTTGGCAGAATCTATAGCATGACGATTAATTTGGCACAATATTTACTTTGATTATATTCATTTGGTGAAAAAACAGGATAATTATTTCTTGATGCCATGAATTTTCAGAACTACGTGAATAATATCAGAAAGCAAACAAAGAGACGAACAAATAATATACTTAGTTGGAATAGTCACAACCTTATGTTGCAACATCAAATAGATTTTACACTCATagaattaaattttttatttgaaaacGAGTTTCTTTTCATTGCAGTAATCTCAAGGAAATCAACATACGACCGGCTTTTTGACTACGGCAAATTGCCTCCAAAATTGTTAATTTGAGCAACAACGTCAGAGTAGTGAATCAAAGAAAAAGCCTTTCAGGTTTAATTTTCTTAACTTTGCTTATTCTTTATTAATTTTATCTATTATGCCCTATGTTATTTTTATGAAGAGCTTTGTTCTCTATATGGCCAAAAATACCATACTTGTGGAAATAATTTCTCCAGGTAATACAACAAGAAGCCTTATAGGAAATCAAAAAGTATTGTTCtggccaaataaaaaataaaaaattctgaAATCAGGATTCCAATACATTGATTTTGATGTTCATGAAAAATTAATCGTGTCGTTCGTGAGATATAAAGTTTGATTTCTTCTTCTACAACTCATGATTAGCAATATTTGATGCTACAATTTTGGAAGAAGACAAAGTTAAACTCTAAACTAATGAACCAAGGAGAGACATCAATACGagattaattttattttctttctcccGACTTACTATTAATATTttggcaaaggtccaaatatacccatgtacttttgaaaatggtctaagaatacccctcgttatactattgggttatctatactccTGCAGTCatattttgggttcaaatatacctctTATTTAAACGgggggacacgtgtcatcgtcctgttggctaattctaaatatctcctaattaattaaaaagactcattacccatatccgaaaagcaattttctaaagcaatttgttttttgtaaaaactgaaaaaaatgattttcttttttacaaaaaactgaaaaaaaaacgaaaataatttttttccagtttttacaaaaaaactgctttaaaaaaaattgaaaaatattttctaaaataatgtttttgtaaaaactgaaaagcaattttctaaagcaatatttttaaaAACCAAACAGGAAAAAGCTGAatgtttttttactaaaaactgaaaaaattgaaaatattttttttttcagtttttagaaaaataatgctttaaaaaaaactgaaaaataatttctaaagcaattacttttgtaaaaactaaaaaaaactgaaaagcaattttctaaagcaatatttttgtcaaaactgaaaaaacaaatatttttttttcagtttttagattAAAAACATtcagttttttccatttttaaatttctttagaaaattatttttcagtttttttttttagtttttacaaaaatattgttttagaaaatatttttccgttttgtttaaagcagtttttttttgtaaaaactgggaaaaaaagattttcgttttttcagtttttagtaaaaataaattcagttttttccagtatttacaaaaaaaaattgctttagaaaattgcttttcgggtatgggtaataggtctttttaattaattaggagatatttagaaatggccaacaggacgatgacacgtgtgtctccatttaaatgaggggtatatttgaacccaaagtataactgcaggggtataaataactcaatagtaaaacgaggggtattcttataCCATTTTCAAAATTACAtaggtatatttggacctttttcgTTAATATTTTCCCCTGGCGAGATTCTAGCCTGGCTATATGCATTTCTACCAATGATTAATGTGGATATATTACTATATGATGTTGAATGCATGCAAGTTAGACATTCTATATATGATTAAAAGCTATACTTATTATTATTTCTTACAAAAATGAAGATGAGTTAGCTTATACTTTTGATTATATGCATGAATTCATGAGAGGAGAATTTTCAAGTGTGCAGGATGTGAACTAGACTTATCTTAATACTTGAAAATtattttaagatcataaaataaaataaatctatTTTATTTAGACATTACTTCGGGTTTCCTTGGAGGTTGAAGGCTTTGATATATTGAATGTATATTTGTGATGAGGAACATAATATATATAATACATGACTCGGTATTTAATATGGGTCCTGGTTATGATAGAACAATCGAAACAGATCAAAGGAACATACACCAAGAATATCGTCTATAAAAAAGTATTAAGCGAGATATGTTTAAGCACGCATATAATTGTACTTCATAAAATCAAATTAAATAACAAAAAACTCACACATATCTAATTAAACTTTCATTTTTCATGTTTGTAGGTTCAGACAATATGATCCAATTATCTTGACCCCGACATACGACGTGCCACAATATTGATCTTTCACAGAAACTTGTATTTTATTCTTTCACATATAACTATTTAATCAAAATTTTATTGTTATAATATTTATACTATTTTACTTAAATATGTATTACTTGACTCAgcatacacgtgcaacgcacgagTCGAGAAACTAGTTTTCTAAAAATGTAGTTACGAATGATAAATACAGTGTATAAGTTAGCTACATCATGTGATTTTTCATTGCGAGAAATACTTTCAGCCGGCTAAAAAGGGTATCTTACATAAATGCCAAATAAGGTCTAACTTACTAACCTCTAGACATTAATCATAGACTTACCAAACCTAGCCAAACACATATAAGAATTAAAAATCTAAATACATAAGGTACTTTCTTTTCGAGAATCACATGcaaagatctccttccatatttttaagtgtGAGCAACAAtaataaggtgatgaaatatatatatatatatatatatatatatatatatatatatatatatacacacacacaagaTTCCAATAATCTAAGcaaaaaagatattttttaatgggtatggttgaatttattgaaaaaatatatattagtcaatatacaaaatttgaggaagattggaggtgatttgaactGATTTGGCTTttaaaattcgtagttaaaatcgagttaaaaaaatatttcttcGACATATGTATCAAACATATATGACGCATGTATCACACACAcaagtatacatggatatacatgtgatacaaataCGATACATATGTAGTACACTaatgatacacagtgtgatacatatatcatttttttcatgttcatcttctaccttgaattttcattttaaaccacctcaaaactccatcaaatcatcccaaaactgagattcaaactcCTATATGTactcaatctattctaataacacccactcaaaagaaagcaaaaatttgacattttttggctacaaatagctaattggctaagaTTGGTAAGATTTagataatatttataatattttatgaattgatcaatttttataataagctacttataaattGACATAGCTAGTAGTTTCCCATAAATTGAGATTTTTTGTTTGGGCTTTGTTGACTCTGCTTTTTATTTCTGGAAGAGGTGTTAGTTACAAAAGCCTGAGAGGCCATCCCTCTTGGACTCCGGCCCAAGATGTTCTTCCACAGACAGTTTTAGCTAAGTTTATCGAAATTAATAGCAAGA of Nicotiana tomentosiformis chromosome 7, ASM39032v3, whole genome shotgun sequence contains these proteins:
- the LOC104087801 gene encoding fasciclin-like arabinogalactan protein 21, translating into MASSGCQGLFFVVLSIILAFTAITTSMHSRISTNNSNSSHQFTKHALTMNASKALRNQGFNILATLLQISPEIFLSTPQSTIFAVQDSAIAKLSVPSWAMKQLLQYHTSPYNLSFQELLKKSQGSCLTTLLSKKYIAITKTDYKQNSVEINNVLVSHPDLFLEESISIHGVTGAFSELDFHGMDQHGDVIRSPICEDQISSASTNDFKNLVDWPRIIKLLSSKGYVSFAIELHSVLDGIIQDSANLSYVTIFAPPNLGFLSSPSPLLERIVRLHILPQRYTYTELAFLPDSSPLKTLVPGLNVTISKSNVSRILTIDGVEITAPDIFVYKTFIIHGISRAFELKELSISFR